ACATTAACCCCACGCAGACGTGAAGAAGTGCCGAGAAAGGAAAACCTGTTATTGGATAATAACAAGCCGCCACTTACAACCGCCAGCACACCTGAACTATGGACTTCCTCGGCGGCCATGTACATAACATAAGGTGAAACAATGGTTAAAATGGTGTCCATATTGGCGTCAGTCGGGAGATATTTATGAGCTTTCATAAAAACAAATCCCAGCAACAATCCGATCCCGATCCCGCCGATCAACATCCACGAAAAACTAAAAACAGCATCCTGCCAGATCAACTGCCCCGTCGCTACGGCAACCATGGCGAACCGGAAAATAATCAACGAAGAAGCATCGTTCAATAGACTTTCTCCCTCGAGAATAGATGACATCCTTTTGGGAACTTTTACAAATTTCAGAATAGCACTTGCACTTACAGCATCTGGCGGTGAAACAATTCCACCCAATAAAAAACCTAAAGCCAGTGAAAATCCCGGGATAAAATGATTGGCTACCAATGCAACGGAAATTGCAGTTAAAAATACAACAACAAAGGCAAAGCTGCAGATAATCCTTCGCCACTTCCAAAGTTCTTTCCAAGATATTGCCCATGCTGCTTCGTATAGTAAAGGAGGTAAAAAGATAATAAAAATAAGCTCGGGATCTATTTTTACCCTAGGAATTCCAGGAATAAAACTGATAAGCAAACCCGCTATAACGAGTAGTACGGGATAAGCAACCTTCATCTTATTGGCCAGCATAATCAGCAAAATAATGGCAACAATAAGCGATAAATAGAACGGAAAATCTTCTATCATTAATGGATATATTTTATACATACAATGATAATGAATTTAGAATACTTTGTCAATACAAGTTTTCAGCTCTTTTTATTTTAGATGGCGCACCTTCGTTATGATAAGTTGAATTACCAGCCTGAGTCCGATCCATACAATATTATACCAGATCAATAGGAACAGGCTGCCCCCCATTCGATTTGAAATTTTATCACCGGAGTGAATTCCAACGCTACAAAAACATGTCTTAGCAGTCAAAACTCAATATTTTAAAATATTAAGTTTAATTAAATTCAGTTTATTAGCTTCAAAAAAGAGCATATAAGGTAAAAATAAAGTTTTTTTTAGCAGACTTCTAAAACACCTGAGATATCCCATAAACTCTTTGGTCTCTTTTACGGTTACAGCTAAAATGAGTTTAAACGGCCTGACCATTTAAACTCAGAAGTTTGCATTAAAATAAAAATACATGACGTTGAGCACTCCTCATTATCAGAATGAGGATCCCCAAGAACTTTCCACCGATTCTCTCTACAGGCTGAAATTTAATACAGTCTCTGCACCGATAAAAAGAGCTCCCTCGTATTATCTGCGGTATTAGAATCTGAGGTGCTTGCATTGCTCGTTCCTGTCTTGGATTTATTATCTACGCGGAAAGCGTAGTACACTCTGTACCATCTTGGCTCAGGTTCCTGCATGGTAATATCAAAAGTAACCGTTTCATTATGGGTCTGCGAAAGGTATACCCCATCATCAAACTGCCTGAAGTCTCCTGGAGACAGTTTAATATTACCATTATCGGAATCTCCGGTATGGGTAGACATTTCTGACACCCATATTTTAACATCTCCCGCTCCTACATTATAAAG
The sequence above is a segment of the Chryseobacterium sp. MYb264 genome. Coding sequences within it:
- a CDS encoding Na+/H+ antiporter codes for the protein MIEDFPFYLSLIVAIILLIMLANKMKVAYPVLLVIAGLLISFIPGIPRVKIDPELIFIIFLPPLLYEAAWAISWKELWKWRRIICSFAFVVVFLTAISVALVANHFIPGFSLALGFLLGGIVSPPDAVSASAILKFVKVPKRMSSILEGESLLNDASSLIIFRFAMVAVATGQLIWQDAVFSFSWMLIGGIGIGLLLGFVFMKAHKYLPTDANMDTILTIVSPYVMYMAAEEVHSSGVLAVVSGGLLLSNNRFSFLGTSSRLRGVNVWESLAFVLNGLVFVLIGLDLPEITSGLEGVSISSAIGYGLLITAVLIVVRILSAYGAVLVTLVARNFISVADTRSPGFKAPIIMGWTGMRGVVSLAAALSIPTHLYAGGPAFPQRNLVLFITFIVILTTLLVQGLTLPYLIKKLNLPSFNDYVSDEDADNQIKRGIARHTLDHIRENHNALFQRSHFLQQIHEKWQGKIDDDADIQLSPEVREAYLDVLNSQRKWLIEQNHNHIDLNEDVIRKHLMKIDLEEERVRLVH